In Colletotrichum destructivum chromosome 1, complete sequence, the sequence GAGCGCGAGTCTGAGCTTATACTCAGTCACAACGTCTTGGAGAGCCTCAGGACTGCGCTTGTGGTACCACACTTCGAGGAACAGGGCGTTGATCATGACCCGCGACGCAAACGCACTGTACCGGAGTGTCTCTCCCTGGAACAGGTTGTCGTGCGCCTCCATAAATGTGACCACAGGCGACGCCTTCAGATGCTCATGCCAAGAGGCCTCGCCCGCAACCTTGAGGTTCCAGAGCGCCTCCGTAGAAGGAAGCTGCAGGTCCTCAAACTCGTTGAAGCTAATGGCCGGCGTGTGATTGTACGTCAGAGTGAGCAGACCAAAGAAGATGTAAACGGCGTAGTATGTGCGTCGGCAACCTTCATCCTCAATCCACTCGTTGCGGGTGGGATGGGCGCCAGAGCGAGCCTCCTGGCGAAGCTTCAGCTCGTACCGGTTTCCAGCCACCATGTTGGCGAGCAAGCTCTTGATGGAACAGGCCCACTCAAGCCCCTTCGGATCACCGCTCCAGCTGGCAAAGATCATGTTCAGGAGCGAACCTTGCATCGTCCAAAGCGGGCACTTGCGCGAGCTAAAGTTCTCCTTGTTCTGAAGGAACTGGTTGACCAAGACCTTGGATCCGATGTGGAGCATGTAGGCCTGATCCTGATCAAACGCATAGAGCGCCCCTATGCTCAGCACGGCAAGGAGCAGAGCAGGAGACACCGTGGTCGAGTCGAAGGAGGCGGGGTGCAGAAACGGGAGGTGGTGATGAAATAGCCCGAAGTAGGTGGACAGGAATCGGTTCAGCGACGCCAGGTTTGGAAGGCGGAAACCCTCAGGAATGGCATGTTCCGTATCTTGAGCACGAATGTTGTCGAGAATTTGGTTtcgctcgtcgtcgttggcgaccTGGGGGGCTCGGAAGCCTGCGGCAGACAAAGTCGCCTCGCTGACGTAGGGACTCTGCGGCACAGGTGTACCGGCTCCAGAGTTCGGTAGAGAGTTGATCATGGACTGGAGTGCGGGAACGAGACCATTACACGTCTGACCGTTGATAGGTGGAAGCTGGGTGTTGTGTGGCTGTATGGTCCCTGTGCTGTTGAAGGACTGCTGCGACTCGAAGGAGCCggatgccgacgatgcgATCGAGTGTGCTTTGGCGTCGGACGATTGAGACATGAAGCTCTCCCATTGAGGCACGGGGATGGCACCCGAAGGATACGCGACGGTAGGCTCCATGGTATGCGGCGAGTAGGGCATCGATGGGCTGCCTCCTGAGCgtgcgccggcggcggctttgTGTTGGAAGTCGGCGACAAGCATGGCAGCGGTCTCGATGTCGAAAGTGCCGTCGTGAGAGGCGGCTTCGATCTGATCTAACGCGGACTGGTCGAGCATGGGTGTCTTTGCAGGACCGCCAATAGCTCGCGTCTTGGGACCCGAACGTCTCTTACCATCACTGTGAAGAGGGACCCCTCCATCTTTGGCATGCACGGTACGATCGTgtcggaggagaaggtcaCGTCTGACGAATGTGCTGCGACACTTCATGCACTTGAAGGGGCGCTCCTTGGTATCTGTGAACAGTCAGTAAACAACTTGAACAATTCCAAATTGGTGAGGCGTTTTTCCTCCAGCGAGGTTTCTTCCCGCCGCATGATGCACCGATGCAAAGGTGGAATGAGGGGGTTGCCCATCGTTGAGAGGGGTTCCCAGTCGAGCGGAAGCTTTGGGATGtaggagggggaggggttcggaAAAAAGAGACGACTTACGGGATCGCTCATGCCTACTGCGATGCTCGCTTCTACTGAAGGCTCGATTGCAGAACTGGCACTTGTATTTGCGTTCTGGGGCTAGTGATGCCTTGCGCGAGGCCGGTGTTGATGAAGCGGACGTAGGAAGAACCGCAACGCTTGCGCCGGGCATCTTGAAGGGTCGGGGTTGTGGTCGCGatttttctctctttctctctctctctcagagGGTATCGTCGGATGGCTATGCCGGTTGctacgacggcgacgaggatgatgggtGGGCGGCTTGATCTGCACTGCGGCTCTCTTCGAATTGACACGATGGTTGAAATCGCCTGGTTCCTAGGGTTCCTCCTCGCTCGGCGCGCTCCCGTGGGGTTTAAAGTGTGTCTTGATTAGACTGGTGGATGTTGCTGGTCATTTGGTTTGATATTCTGGTCATAGGAAGGACGTGTGAGTGGTTGAAGGGGGAGAAGCTGGCTTAAAGCCAGTGTTGGAAAGCGGCGCGTCTAGAGGCGAAGGGTGCGCTTGAGTGGTGATGGGCcggggaggacgaagagTGCGCGCGTTGAGTTGCGTGTTGGAGATGAAGGATGATCACAAGAGTGGGAGGATGAACAGAAGAGGGGAAGTCGAGGAAAAAAGtaggaggggagaggaggaggaaaagaggcGTCTTTGGTGAGAACGGTGGGGACACTGAGCTGCGACAGTGGGAGGGACTCTTGAGTCTTGGGTGTATTGGAGGGGGTGGCACGCTGGGacaggaggggggaaggaagaTAGCAAGAGAGCACGAGAGAGACCAGAAGAGGGGAACAGAGGGGGGACCGCGCTGGCCCAGAGCTGGGAAAGAGGTAAGTACTAGGAAGAGGTACCTTGCTTTTCCCCGTCTCTatccctcttcttctgtcCACTGTAAGGAAGCGGGAAACAGGCaggcggcagcgaggactTGCAAAGGTACGTACTGGACTGGACCTCTTTCGCCCAACCTCAGGTACCAGCGGACCTGCCAAACGTGAGGGGAGGTACGGTCAGATTAGGGAAGCAGGCAaatgtacagagtacctcAGGCAAGCAATGTAATCGAAGCGACGGGCAAGCATACCTACCTATGAGGGAGTAGGGACACTCGAGAGGTACATCCGCCTCTTGGTTGCTCAGAGTGGGCCCTCTCCGAGGCCACTCGTTGTGATGGATGGAAGGACGGACTGCACAATGCACACATCAAGGAGAGGGATTATGGAACTGGAACGGGCTCCAGTGTTTGTTCACCGAGCCACCAGAACAGCAGAAGAGACCCGTCCCGACTTGCCCCATTAGAATGAGCAAGGGAGGGATGTGTGAGGTGctggtggggagggggagggctGAGGTGGGagtggaggggagggtgaggggtggaggaggagaagggcgacaACCAGGACCCCACTGGCACACCCAAGCAGCCGGCCAGCAACGCTGCACACAGCACAGCAACCGGCAACCAGCCAACCTTGAACCCCGAGGCAGGGCAGAGCAGGCGCACCACGTCtacatccacatccacctccacctccacgACATAGTCACGAGCTGCTGTGAGGTGGAGAGGGTCGATATGAAGGGGCCCACGACGCCGGTGCAGTccggtgttggtggtggtgctgccgcgTCTGTTGCGTATTGCTAGCAAGCAGTACACGGTGTATGTGCCTGTGGCCATCAGCTCTATCGGAAGGAGTGAGGGGTCGAACGAGACTGAAGAGGGGCAAGTCGGTTATGATGCAGTTAGTGACTGCCATTGCTGACCGGATCGATGCTTgagttgctgttgctgctggcgcGAGAACGCGCATGCGCAACAGCCCACGAAGAACAAGGGAACGCGGGAAACGAAAGCACGCTGAAcagggaagaggagggacgTACATGCACCCCTCAGCTGCGCACTGCCTAGTAGCTATTCCTGTCCCCATATTTACGTACTCGCTGCTAAGTGACGGAATGCAGGTGCCTCTTAGCTGCCCTATCACGGATAGACAGGTAGGGAACGGGAAGGGAGACCCGGAGCTATGTAAGCAGCGACCGAATATTCCACCTCATGTCACCCACCGCCCCAGCTGCGAGATACGCACTTCTCTTCAGCTACCTTACTTTCATCGTGTCTCGACGACACAAGTCTAGAAGCCCACCCTTTGCCAACCCAGCAAGTCCCAAATAGCCGAAATCCAGCATCTGTCTGTCTGTGGCCAATTTCAGAAGAATTTCTCGGGGCCATAGGGTATGCATTATTGTATAGTACCCTCATCTCGTTTGACACAAAAGGGACGAGGAATCTAAAATGGGTCGCATCGCCATTTTAATCCAAGACAAGATTGTAAGGGCCGGCAGCACGATTCGCGAACAAATAGGGGCAAATACCAGCAACTattggaggagaagaaagacACCTGAACACGGTCCTGTACCCCTTCGCTGAACACGAGGCGATATGACACGTTAAGGATCGCAGAGTTTTCACGGGACAACAAGGGCCCGGCtgtcttgctgctgctgtccgcCTACTGAGAGATGCGACACAAACACATCTCGCATCACGAGTCTGGCTCATAGGTGCTTGCGTCCACGCCGTACGCCACATTGCTCTGCAAGTACAAACCTCACCATCCCGTCAGAGCCACGGTTGCTCAATCTTCGTGCCGCGAAGTAGCGGACTGAGGCAGACAGGAATCGCATGGCCTGGCATGCGCCCGACCCGTCCGGAGCGTATCTAGCCACATCTAGACACGCAAACGCCCCCCGCCGTCTACAGAAGCACGGCAGGGCGGGTGGCCGGGTTATGGGTATGATTACTGGGGTGCGTCCATCGCCCTAGGCCTCAGCCAGAGGGCGTGTGTCCATAATGAGCAAGCCGACCGGCGGCCCAGCCAGCTCAGCGCACACCACTCAGCATGGCACAACCCAACGCAGCAAACGAGGCGGGCTCGATTCTCTGGGTCACGACCAAGGGGTTGGTAGGGAAAGCTAAGGCAAGGGCTACTGTTCTAGCCATGAATGCGCTCGACTTGATGACGAGTAATAACCCGATGGGGCGATAGGGTTGGTCAGGCCAGCGCGCTGAGTTGTACATATCAGTCCAGCCAGAGAGGGAACGCGAGTTCAGGGGTGATGGAAGCGCGATGGTGAGAGGCGAATGTGGTGAGCAAACGCAGTTGAGTTAAGTCAAGATTTGCAAGGTATTCGCTTCACCAGTTCGTCCCGTTCCATGGTTCACCTTACTAAGACAGGCAGTGACGACTGTTGGTGGAAGCAGGGTACGTTTGGCTGTCCGTTCCCCGCCGTCCGCTTCCCACCATAATCTTTGCGTTGCATGCATCATCTCCATTTTCGACCATGTTCCTCACTACTTGCTTATTGGTCAAACGAGACATAGAACATCGCCTCGCCTAAAGAGGCGAGAACAGACTGGGTACTGACGTCGCGTCTGCCGAGATGGCGTCGTGCCGGTGGAGGGGCTCGACAACCTAAGAGCTGAGGCAAAAGCAAGGtgacgaggaaaaggagaTTACAATCACCGACGGCTTGGGGCAATGGAGCATTCTCAAGGGTTCTCGCGGTCTCGCTTCGCCAAATCCCGGACCGCCGATTTGGTTAGCAATTTCGCCCCAGCCCTGAGAATcagagggagaaggggtgGAAGAGCGAGGGGGTTGGCGAGGAACGCTCCCGCAGCTTCCAATGGTTCTATGATCCTATCTACCTTTCGTGGGCTGCCCCTTATCCTCCTGTCCGCGTTTCGCATCCCGGAGTTCCAAGGTTGCCTCTGGACGAAAATGGATATAACAGGCCCTAGGTATGCAAAACCACGATATCCTTGGGCTAAACCCATACTGCCCAGGCTCTATCCGAACCACAGTGGTCGGTCGGTAGCCAACCCAGGTAAAAGGGGTGAGCACTTACTTaacggcgaagaaggcggccggaCAAGCCAGCATTGCAGTACCGTAGGACCTCCAAATCCCCACCAGCGCGCCCTCTTCCCGACCAATGGGCAGATACCCCGTCTCCCGGCCCCAGACGGTACATTAACGCGTGAACAAGGTAACTCCGGTACTCGGACGATACGTGTCTTGACGAGCTATGCTAACGTGCGCCTGCGAAATACCTGTTTGATTCCGTAGGCGGTGACCCGGCCTGTCACTCTCGGCGGTGAGCAGAGGTATCCCTGTGTACCTTTCCATCTCCACCTCTCGAACCCACCGAGTTCGAGTACGCGGTCCAATACACGTGCAACTAGTGGAACCGTCAGGGGATTGGCCAAAAACTCCATCCCGGGCTGTCTCTACTCTTGACCCGCCGTTCCTCTCGCACCTGCTCGGCCTGTTCACTGCTGCAGCTCCTCCACGTCTTCCTGCTGCATCTTCTTCTGGTGTTCGCAGCCCGGACGTGGGTAAGTGGGTCTCCGGAATGTCGTATGTGGCCGACGCGGTGGTGTGAAGTTATCCGagtcttttcttcttctcttctttttcatcACTGGCCCCTTTTCTACCCCCCTCCAGATTGGGGAGGGATTCACGTCGACGTAGAAACCTTCTTGCGCGCCGCGCCTGTTTTCCTAATTTAGCCAATCGCCACTTGAGAAACGCAACGCAATCAGACGCGCTGGGCACGAAACGCGACTGAGGATACCCGCACGTTCTGCCCACCCGTGGCAGTACCGGCAC encodes:
- a CDS encoding uncharacterized protein (Putative transcription factor domain, fungi, Zinc finger C2H2-type, Zinc finger C2H2 superfamily); translation: MPGASVAVLPTSASSTPASRKASLAPERKYKCQFCNRAFSRSEHRSRHERSHTKERPFKCMKCRSTFVRRDLLLRHDRTVHAKDGGVPLHSDGKRRSGPKTRAIGGPAKTPMLDQSALDQIEAASHDGTFDIETAAMLVADFQHKAAAGARSGGSPSMPYSPHTMEPTVAYPSGAIPVPQWESFMSQSSDAKAHSIASSASGSFESQQSFNSTGTIQPHNTQLPPINGQTCNGLVPALQSMINSLPNSGAGTPVPQSPYVSEATLSAAGFRAPQVANDDERNQILDNIRAQDTEHAIPEGFRLPNLASLNRFLSTYFGLFHHHLPFLHPASFDSTTVSPALLLAVLSIGALYAFDQDQAYMLHIGSKVLVNQFLQNKENFSSRKCPLWTMQGSLLNMIFASWSGDPKGLEWACSIKSLLANMVAGNRYELKLRQEARSGAHPTRNEWIEDEGCRRTYYAVYIFFGLLTLTYNHTPAISFNEFEDLQLPSTEALWNLKVAGEASWHEHLKASPVVTFMEAHDNLFQGETLRYSAFASRVMINALFLEVWYHKRSPEALQDVVTEYKLRLALETWEKSCELCEPETVAVPLSAPHKGHPLIFNAKAMYRNARARLEVDLKSVQEALRYHDSYEVAAAMSNARDRVKRSSEMIKVIQECYNCIEIAVVQGVRWVARTSPTNWSVEHALCGLDLMIVLSLWLYRLEHDEEQATEEELAMYNKVRLLFDKDLDEAYATQLSSVVARLWGSMLDEVVVWGITRLMGESFRLHAQALVGYVDDMEASSSVSTPSMISQGADEDSVY